In Nymphaea colorata isolate Beijing-Zhang1983 chromosome 3, ASM883128v2, whole genome shotgun sequence, a genomic segment contains:
- the LOC116251127 gene encoding uncharacterized protein LOC116251127, with translation MADIQEKGLKCRSFDGIGTSRNRTDVSCLGEIDANVGQRTDETGQTKNSGYKRLAKKGKQFIDIPYVVKGMDVSFSGILSYIEATAAEKFEKNECTPAHLCFSLQETLFVMLVEITKRAMAHCDKSDVLIVGGVGCNERLQEMMRTMCAERNGRLFAIDDRYCVDNGAMIAYTGLLAFAHGITTPLEETTFTQRFRTDEVQAVWREKMTSIPNGNDE, from the exons ATGGCAGACATTCAGGAAAAGGGACTGAAATGT aggtcgtttgatgggaTTGGAACATCACGGAACAGAACAGACGTGTCCTGTTTAGGAGAAATCGATGCAAACGTCGGACAGAGAACAGACGAGACAGGCCAGACAAAGAACAGTGGGTATAAAAGG CTTGCAAAGAAAGGAAAGCAATTCATAGACataccatatgttgtcaaaggcATGGATGTTTCATTTAGTGGGATATTGAGTTATATCGAAGCCACTGCTGCTGAGAAGTTTGAAAAGAACGAGTGCACACCAGCGCACCTCTGTTTCTCTCTGCAG GAAACTCTTTTTGTGATGCTGGTTGAAATAACAAAGCGAGCAATGGCTCACTGCGACAAAAGTGATGTTCTTATAGTTGGTGGTGTTGGCTGCAATGAACGGTTGCAGGAGATGATGAGGACAATGTGTGCAGAGAGAAATGGAAGGTTGTTTGCCATTGATGATAGATACTGTGTTGACAATGGGGCGATGATTGCTTATACAGGTTTACTTGCATTTGCTCATGGCATCACAACCCCGCTGGAGGAAACTACCTTCACACAGAGATTCCGAACTGATGAGGTCCAAGCTGTTTGGAGGGAGAAGATGACTTCCATTCCAAATGGCAATGACGAATGA
- the LOC116251601 gene encoding protein NPGR1-like, producing the protein MPSLRIIMSKRKRVLYWDGWSTREVSAGGISSRTLDWDAKFVDNYVEEEARALLGRLEYQRGFGWWHFLQDFGLGCQV; encoded by the exons ATGCCAAGTTTGAGGATAATCATGTCGAAGAG GAAGCGCGTGCTTTATTGGGACGGCTGGAGTACCAGAGAGGTTTCGGCTGGTGGCATTTCCTCCAGGACTTTGGATTGGGATGCCAAGTTTGTGGATAATTATGTCGAAGAG GAAGCGCGTGCTTTATTGGGACGGCTGGAGTACCAAAGAGGTTTCGGCTGGTGGCATTTCCTCCAGGACTTTGGATTGGGATGCCAAGTTTGA
- the LOC116251126 gene encoding L-type lectin-domain containing receptor kinase VIII.1-like, with protein sequence MVRAPREFSYRTLKSATRNFDCSRIIGHGAFGTVYKGVIAETGAVVAVKRCSNESGGQGKAEFLSELSIIGALRHRNLVQLLGWCHQKGRLVGSVGWPVSEILLVYEFMPNGSLDKALFLPAPVLPWRHRRRILAGVASHDSGGGGRRLESEQRWWWRSPAGERAAVVVESERRRESEWLWWWRAESAGARERQETREARDENGSFWTTTINDN encoded by the coding sequence ATGGTCAGGGCACCTCGTGAATTCAGCTACCGGACGCTGAAATCGGCGACGCGGAACTTCGATTGCAGCCGGATAATCGGGCACGGCGCATTCGGCACTGTCTACAAGGGGGTGATCGCGGAGACAGGGGCCGTGGTGGCGGTGAAGAGGTGTAGTAATGAGAGCGGCGGGCAGGGGAAGGCAGAGTTCCTATCCGAGTTGTCCATCATCGGTGCCCTCCGCCACCGGAACCTTGTCCAACTTCTGGGATGGTGCCACCAGAAAGGGAGACTGGTGGGGTCGGTAGGCTGGCCCGTATCAGAGATCCTCCTGGTCTACGAATTCATGCCCAACGGCAGCCTCGACAAGGCCCTCTTCCTCCCGGCGCCGGTGCTCCCCTGGCGACACCGCCGCCGGATACTCGCCGGCGTCGCCAGTCACGACAGTGGTGGTGGAGGTCGCCGGCTGGAGAGCGAGCagcggtggtggtggaggtcGCCGGCTGGAGAGCGAGCAGCGGTGGTGGTGGAGAGCGAGCGCCGGCGGGAGAGCGAGTGGTTGTGGTGGTGGAGGGCTGAAAGCGCGGGAGCGCGGGAGAGGCAAGAGACGAGAGAGGCAAGAGACGAAAACGGAAGCTTCTGGACGACGACGATTAACGACAACTAA